tggacagtgagagagagaggcagagagaaaggtcttccttttgccgttggttcaccctccaatggccgctgcggccggcatgctgcggccggcgtatcgcgctgatcagatggcaggagccaggtgcttctcctggtctcccatggggtgcagggcccaagcacttgggccatcctccactgcactccctggccacagcagagagctggcctggaagaggggcaactgggacaaaatccggtgccccgaccgggactagaacccggtgtgctggcgccgcaaggcggaggattagcctagtgagccgcggcgccggctcttttgatttttttaacaggGATTTTTGAGAGTACAGATGGGTATACAGGAAAGAACCACAGTGGGAGGGAAGCTCGAGGAGTTCCAGAATGGTCTTGAAAGGGCAAAGCCCGGGAGTAATTGATGGCACAGGTGAAAGAGAAACTGGCATCTTCTGTGATGAGAAGTGCTTTAAGTTTTTCAAAAAGCAGACCCCAAGACGTGTTCTGATGTGGAAGATTTCCTTGGGAAAACACTTGTGGAGGataaagaggaaggagagagagttgGTGATCCTTCAGCCCACTGTAAGGCAGTCTGAAATAtaggagggaaaggaaagagggTTGGGTGGGCAGTCTTCCCAGCTGTAACACTGTCCCAAGGAAGTGGTGGCCAGGCCGAGGAATATTAAAACATCCAGTGCAAGAAGTCCCAGGTCGCACAGTAATGGGCTTGTGAGcatcccctccctgctctgtcacCAGCCAGGAGCAGCATGTGGGAAGCTTAACCAAAGAGCTGTCCAGAGATGGAGCCCGAGAGTGACAGCTGGATCATTGACAAAAATGCATGCCATGTCAGGAAATCCCAGCTGCTTTCTGCAGTAGTACACTGATATAACTGTGCCTGTACGTGAGCACCAAGGAACGAGAACAGGAAGATAAGGGAGTACCCTCTTGGAGGCCTTGTTCATCTATGAGATATGAAGGAATAAGCTAGAATGAAGAACAGAACAGGGAGAAGGACTTTAGTGACGAAGGTTTGGAATAGCAAAAACTGCAAGAAGACAAAGCATTAGGTACCACATCTGATCTCGCTGAGCATGGAAACTGTCACAGACTGTGTAATGGCACTAGCGAGGTGGCATTGTGGCTTTCTTCTCCGGGGATAGTCAGAAGAGAGAAGGTAGATTTTCTGGCAGATCTCTTCACTATTAATCTCTCTTCTGGGTCTAAGGCTGCTTCCATTTTATAATTCTTACTAGTAACTCATCTTTGATTTAATtaaacacacaaatataaaactattaaGCTCTGCACAGAGGGAGGAGTAAGGATGGGTTTCTGCCATAGGAatgtgtacctttttttttttttaaactattttgtttatttgagaggtagagttacagagagaggtcttccatctgctgtttcactccccaaatggccgcagtggctggaactgagcctatccaaagctaggaaccctttcctggtctcccatgtgagtgcagggatccaaggatttgggccatcctactttgccaggccataagcagacagctggatcagaagatgaggagccaggacacaaactgaagcccatgtgggatgctggcactgcaggcctagcccaccatgccacagcactggctcctgaatgTATCTTAATTATAGCAATACCTATGATGCAATGCACGCTAGGCAGGCAATGTAAGTGAGGTACATATAAAGTCTGTGGGACTTTAGAAGAGGTGCAGAGTGTCTGAATTGGTGGCAGAGAGGGTGGAGGAATCAAGAAAGCCTTTGTGGAGGTGATTTTTTGATTTGAGATTTAGCAGGTACATCAACAGTTCTGCACCAACCCCTTTTGTTCTCTTTTAAAATCTTGCAATTCATGGCCATCTGGCGTGGGTGGTACCCACCTTGTGCCTAGATTGTGAATGTACTGTTTGGTCACTGTTTACATAGACTGTCTCATATACTTGACTATAAGCCCAGGTAAGTAAGTTGGGTTTTTCATGTGCTCCAGAAGCTTTGGGGAACCTCACCCCTACTTCCCTTGCTACTAATGCTACTACAGTTTGCATTTTGGGAATGCTTGCCCACTGAAGTGTTTCCTTCTACTAGACTTTGATAATCTCGTTGGGTGGGAAATTACACATGCTTGGCATACAGTAGAGCTGCTACAGAACCTGAGTtactgagtttttaaattttttttcacatgccAACAAGTCTGGAAATTAGAATCAATATCTTGTTTTGGAGATGGAGGAATCCAGCCCTTTCACTTAACCTAGCCCACTTTTACCACTAAATAAGCCCATCCTGAATGTTGATTCTTCTCTGGGTTCTTTGTGTTCATTTCCAATGGATTCAGATTCCAACTCTTCACACTATGTGGAATTATGATGTTTTTCTGCTCTCAGTAATATATCTATGATGATTTGCTTTCCCACCTTTTCAGTGACTTAGGATGAAATCTCCTGGAAGAGATGAGGTATGACAGGGACtctgttttaaaaagcaaaaatgagttactactttttttctggaaattGTACCCAATATGTAGTATGCAGGTTATTCAATGCTATTGCTAAGTTCAGGTGAGGCTCACTATTAGCTATGCCTAGCCTTATTACCATCATTGCTAATGTACATAATGAACTTGAATAGAAACTTTGAAGACTCTTCACACTTGCTTAATTCACTCCAGGCTCCACAGTGTCATGCAAATATACATTAAATAGTTGTGAATGGAATCAAAGTCGTAGAACTCTTGTCTAATACAATAAACCTCTCCAGGAGACTTTTATGATGTTTTCTTCCCAGGCTTTGATTTTTTACAGCCTTTCTGAGATTTTCTGCTCTTCATGTAAAGATAACTCCAGGGAAAGGAATTTCAGCTCCAATTTTTGCTTAGGTTGCTGTCATGGGTCTATCGTTGACCTATCAAAATCCCTTCTCTTCGGAAATACATCATTTTCTAAGGAACTTCATTAAGGTCAAGAGAACACAGTGTATTTAGTAATTGTGTTATATCAGCAACGTTGACTTCCAGGATGGCAAAGAAGTGTTTGTCCTCCCAGGAAGCAGGACAACAACAGTGGTTGTTGccacttggaaaaaaaaagtatgtggtgTGTTAGAGTTGGAGAACAGACAAGGAGCTTTGTGccataaagaaaaggaagatggaAATGGCAGTGCCTCAAAGCAGCTGACTAAAGGCTCTGAGGaacatttcctctcctctcccagatACAGTAGAAACTTCCAGGTGACAACACAGGGCAACCCACAGGGAAACtctctcccattctttcttgCTCTTCTGTAATCTAAGCCTTTTCTCTGCACGTTATTCTTTGACTGTTGGGGAGATGAAATGTCCTCGTTTCTGTTAAGATTCTTATTGTCGTAGCTTGCATCGGAGTCTCAGGTTTACTCACAGAGGCCATTCAGAGCAGCATTTCAACAAGCATTTGCATCTTTGATTCAATAATCCTCTAGAAACAGGATTTGACATTCTTTTCCATGTATATCACACCCAGTGCTTACCACTGTCCCTCGTCATTCAGTAAAGGCCAAGTTAACAAACGTGGCCTAACACTTCCCATGCACTTGGTATCAAACATCTTGGACGTGGGTACTCAATTAACCTATGCTTGTAAGAAGTCTGTATAAGAATATTAGATCACCACTGAAGTTTGCTTGTGAGTGCTAAGTTATTTGTGACATTGAGCTGACATTCTGCATTTTACCTACAAAACAAGATAAAAGAATTTCTTGCTTGATGTCTGAAAATGGTTGGTCCATGAACTACTGAGGCAGACTTGCTGTCTTATGCCCAAGTTCAGCTTTGAGTCTCCTCATTACACAAACCTTGGTAGCTGAATtcacttcctttccctttcctctctctcttacaggCCCTTGTAATAAATTTAGATAAATCACCAGTTCCTAGGCATTAGGAATCTGCCAAAGGTATATACATGATACTACAGTACATGGACCTTCATTTTGTTCTCTTTCCAATCCTTCAGAAGTAGAAGGATGATGCAGAAACCATTGCCATGTGCTAGAGATATGGACAATTTCTCAGGAGGCTTGATGGTCCTAAACTTGACCCATTTCCATATCTCTATAACTTTATCCTGGAGGATTTCATCCAcaataaaactgtatttttcacCCTAGGAGAGAAGTCTGAATGATGTAGATTTCCCTCTAATCCAGACTTCCAGGCCTCAGCCAACATAGCCATCTGGCTCAGCCTGTTGACAGGTAGAAGCATCATCTTAATATGAAACATATTGGCGGGGggacagctctgtggcacagtgagtttaaagccctggcctgaagctccggcgtcctgtatgggtgctggttctagtcctggctgctcctcttccaatccagctctctgctatggcctgggaaagcagtggaaaatggcccaagaccttgggcacctgcacctacgtgggagacccagaagaagcccctggctcctggcttcagataagtgcagATCCGGCTATTGGCAgcaagctggggagtgaaccagcggatggaacacctctttgtctctacctctctctctaaccctttctttcaaataaataaaataaatctttagcatTAGCCcctatatgtttttctttttatagtgtagcatgtaaagctgctgcctgtggtgcaggctgctccacttctaatccagcttcctcctaatgtgcctgggaaagcagtggaggatgacccaagtgcttaagcccctgcacacTTGGAAGACCTTTTagatgttcctggcttcaacccagcccagctccagccattgtggtcattggggagtgaggcagtagatggaagaactttttctctgtttctccctgactctttctgtaactctacctttcaaataaatattttaaaaaatagaggggCCTTATCAAGGAAGTTAAAGAAAAAGTATTTCCTATATcattaataatcaaaataaattttgggtAACTTGCTACAGTTGAGACTGAATTGTCCTTTTATTTTCCTACAGAACATTTTACAATATTATTgctatacaaaaagaaaaatttgggtGTATTCAGTGAAAAAGATAGAAGAATCTTCagattgtattttttaatgttttgcccATTCAAAGTATACAGTCAATAGTTTTTAGTATATTGAGGATTGTGCAACCATTATCACATTTGAGAATATCCCCAACAACTCAAAAAGGAATCCTCCTGTCCTTTAGCTATTAATACTCCCTAACCTTTCTATCCTCCCTAGTCTTAAACAACACCCAATCTATTTTCTCTACATATACAAGTGTAAGTtttcctaaaacaaacaaacaaacaaacaaacaaacaaaaaaccttagaGTACTGCACGGGAAGACTTTCAAAGTTTTCCTAacatattctttattttgtatttcctccTCTTCTAAGCCCATGGTGTGGAGACACAGATATTAAGCCCAGTTCTCTGCATTCCCTTTGGTCTGGTGCCTATCCCAGAATGCACCATTCTCTTCAAAAGTAAGACAGATTAATGTCTACTTTTCTAAAGCTTCATCTCATATAAAAGGACACCACTGTAAAAGGCAAAATACTTCATCTCTACTATGATCATGGAATGTCTTTGACAAGTTGGAGTAggctttccttcctcttttatgAAACTTAATCAACTATGTCTTGGTATGAGACAAAGTCCAGAGTTGTTTTTCTGCAGTTTTGAGGTTGTGTGACTTCCGTTCACAAGAGACAGAAGTCTGACTCACGATGGCTTGAGTTAAAGGAGGAATCTGTTGGCTCATGTGAGTCTAGGATTCTTTTGGTGCTCCCAAACCAAATGTGTATTCCCTTCCCTAGGGCTCagtttagttctatttttttttataactaaagaacatttattttccaCTAAGAGTTTGCCTTGAGGATGTAACTAAACtgagccaccccccaccccatctcaaaGGGTTAGTACAGTGACTGTTATAAAGCAGATCTCAACAGTCTGAAGCTCTGGAACCAACATTAACTGACAAAAAAATTCCATCTAAATCctcataaaaatgtttaagttaaaaaaaaaaaagaaaaagaaaagaaaaaaggggcaaTGGGGGTTTCAGATTGAACAACATTCTCACACTTCATCTGATACATTCAATCTGGCTAGAGTGTACCAAGTGGAAACAGGATCACTATAATACAAAACTCCCACTACAGCACGCTGTACACACCTGTGTTccaagcccacccccacccccctacTGCTTCCACTCCATTATTTTCCCGCCTGTTGGGCCTGCCGGCGGAGGAGCACGTAGATCTTCTCTTTGATCCAGTCTTTGTTATAAGGCTGGTATGTCTGGGTATCAGCCCGGTAAACAAGGCAGCTGAGGTCTGCCAGATCATCAATAAAATCAAACAACTGACTGATATCGTATGTGATAGATGGACTGTTGGGATTCATTCTTTTCAGATGTTCCTCATACATTTTACAAACACCTTCCATGCATTCATTCACAGATTCATAGTCAGCGTAAGTTCTGCCTTCTGGCCTCTTGGTAGGCTGTACCAGCAAAATGGTATGAGACATCGCGCCAAACTCTTCTCTTTGCAGCCGCTGCCGACACTGCCGCCGCACACGAGCTTAGCCACAACGCCGCCaacagcctattttttttttctttgtcaccCTGGAGGTGACAAGATGGCACCAGTGGCTCCAGGCTTATATCTATCCTTTCAACAACAATTGTAGTGGGGATAGTGTCTCTATCTGAACTTAAAACATAATCATAGATTTGAATATTTCTGGCTCTGATTGGCCTGGACTGGGTCACATGCCAAATTTCAAGCTGGTAAAGGAGTTGGCTCTACATGTCATGTATTgactaaaaaagaaattctttgccAAGGAAAATCAGGTGTGTTACCAGAAGGGTGGATTTGGGGCAGGCAAAAGCAAAGAATCATGACTAAATATTGCTGCAGCATGAGTCAGTGAACCTGGCCTTAGTTCATTATTGTCATTAAATGGTTTCATTACCTTGAGCAAATCACTTAATCTCTCTAGGCCTTGATTCCTAATTCTGTAAAATTACAGGCTTGCATAACAAATCCTGAAATTTCTTTGCTAGtcaaaaattgtattttcagtTCTGAATCGACCAGATGATTTGTTAAAACATAGGCATAACTAGGTCTTTCTTTTATACAGTCAATACATGACTTGGACAAAATAACACTACAGCAGAAGTGATCTGTATGGAGTCATGAGGTTGTGTATTATCTTTGATACTGAATGTTGACCAAGTGAATGCAAGGTTCTCATTTTCTTcaagagaatattttcaaatttttattaacataaagacaacagattttgtgtatttcatagatacttctaagaagataaccatacttccctcccatcctccctcactcagttcctcctccttcatttccTTTAACTTTTGTAATAACATAGTTTCACTCATTTTGAAATATCCAGGCTGTTAAGAGTTCAAATGTATTGTTATTACTCCCCCCTTTTTTAGAAAATGCTATGCTTAATATCAAGTTGCTCCCAGTTCTTGCTTTATGTTTACATTAACCTTTGTAGAAAGGTTAGAAACCAACTAATTATTGAATGAAATTAGCAGGTAATCAATTAGAAAAAATGAGATGGTATAAATGACCCTTTCGATATGcatcttcaaaaaggaaaaaagaagttagGAACTACAGAACTgaactgggaaaaaaaattgaTCCCAAACGAAACaagcttaaaatatttgattAGTGTCATAACCAGTATTCAACATAAGCAGCTGGCCTAGCTTGTGGTTTGATAGTAGATAGAAAATACACAAGGAAGACTAGGGTGGGGAGAAGGTGGCAAGGAATTTTCTCAATTAGAGATTCTTTTTTTGAgtgataatatttattataacttTTCAATGGAAATAAATACCTAGGTATCCAATGGATTGTTGAGACTTAGATCTCAATTCAAAATCAAGAATTATGACTGTTTAAGAAGTTCCACAAAAACCTGTATACTTCATAGGCATGCAATTTTGGTAACACGCATTTTGGCTTTTTTGCTTTGGTGTGGGTGAGTCTCTTATCTGGGGTTTTAAAGCAACAGATCTTTGGTGTGGGCTCTTTTTTAGTTTGTACATGAACGGCAGATATTGTGGGAAGGTTGACTTTTTCCCTACTCCGGGAGAAGAACCACACTCCTGGAATTCCATGTGAGTCCCACGATTGCCGATGTCTCTATAAAGAGACTAATACTGATTAGACTCTGCAACATACAGGTTGGCTATTTCTAATGGAAATCATGGTAGGCATTCAAATGACCAAACTGGGATCTGCCCACAGTCCCAGAGTACTGTGGGATTCCCTGAATCTAGGCTTTATTTTTGAGACGTGTAAAAACTTGATGAATTAAATCAGTGAAGGAAGAAAATAGTGATCCATCTTGGCAGTGCAAATACTCTAATGAATGGGGAAGTTGGTAGGTATGAGCTTAACAGGGTGTAGGCTTATGATGAAATAAACAGTAAATGCAAACCACAAGACTAACATGACCATCTAGTCGTGAACATTGTATAAAGGATTAGTTGATATAGTAAGGCTCTTCAAATATATTGGGTAAATATTCAGCTTAAAGGCAaagatacttaattttttaagtattcaGAGGATTAAATAtagtataaattaatatttattacctCAAAGGATAAGAAGGAAGATGGTGTTGTCACCACACATATGAAGTTGGGACTTTTCACCCCAAATGTCATCAAACTGGTGACACATAATACCTCAGGAGGGTGTGGAGAAGTTTATAACTCATATAATGAGATCTTCTGGGGAGAGCAGGCCAGATTCCCAGAGAAAGCTAAAAATAGGTTAAGAGAGCGGGGAGAACCAGTGACCAGAATTTTCATGGGTATAGAGGCTGGAGAGAGGTTTTTCATGTTTGGACAAGGGCTTGTGTGGTTTGAACCTTTGGCCAGAGCAAAAGAAAGGCCATTGAAGCTGTCTTGTCAGGTTGACCAATGAGGGCAAGGGGAAAAAGGATGGTAGATCTTAAAAGCTGCCCACTGTCAAATTCTGTGTTTCTTGCTTCTTATACCCTAAGAAATCCTTGCCTAACCTAAGGGAGAAGATTTTTCCCCTCTGTTTTCTTATAGAAGTTGTATACTTTAGACTCTTGgatttttctgtctgttttttGTGCTTAATGATATATAATTGTCTCTGCTCTCTTTGTTGTAAAGATCATCCTTTTCCCCCACTGAATTAGTTTGACACTTTCATAAACAATTGAGTATATGTAGGTGAGTTTTTCTGAACTCAATTCTGTTCCAGGATCCACCCTGTGCTTTATTTCTATTACTATATTCTACCATAAGTTTTAAATTCCTAGTGCAatcttttcaaaattcatttggtCAATTTGCCTCCTTTATATTCTTACATAAATTTTAGACTTGACTGTCATTTTTgttaagaaacataaaaaaatcctATAGGATATTGGAAGATTGCTTTGAACCTGTGGTTAATTTGAGGGAGAAATGGTGCCTTAAGAACTACAGCTTGTTCCTATTTGTTGACATGAtaaaaggagtcttcaaaaagttcatggaaggtgtGTActgtaaaaactatgcatggagttCCAAAGTGTTCTGCAgtaaaatttatcttctaatttcatctttcatgaacttttgaaagtatgCTTGTACTGCATTTATCTGGAtcatattttttttcacttttttgggGTTTACAGTATCTTAAATGTCTATATGTTTTATTAAATGTATACCTGTTTGATTTTGATGTCATAGTAATACTGTAGAATTATAATTGGTTTTATATATTATATCTGACCTCAAGAAATTGTTATGAGTGGCTGACTTGTAGATTCCTTATAAGttgtcatgtcatctgcaaatagacaATTTTctatagaaacatttttaaaaagatttatttgaaagagttacacagagggagagaaaaagacagagataggagagagggaaagataaagacagagataggagaaagagagagagagagagagagagagatcctccatcctcttattccctctccaaatggcttcattgcctgtgccaggtcaaagacaTAAGCCAGGAGCTCATTTGGAGattccacgtgggttcaggggcccaagaatttgggccatcttctgtggctttcacaggtgtattagtagggagctggatcagaagtggaacagcagggactttaactggcatccatatgggatgccagcactgcaggcagtggttaaACTGGCCGTGTCACAGTGCAAGCTCtgcttgaaattttaaaaatttgtttatatatgtaagtctctctcagtctttcaaatgaatagagacacaaacacagaggggaagagagaaagctgccatccgcttgttcactccccaaaggcccacaacagccagtactgggcaaGATTGAAACCAAGAGCCGGGAACTCTacttgagtctcccacatgggtgccaggaatccaactacttgagccttcacctgctgcctcacaggatgcacattagtaggaagcagagcagaagcTATATGCAAACCTAGGGATACCAATATGAAATATAGGCATCCCTTGTAGACACTTAACCAGTGGGTCAAAAACCCTGCTCTCTGTGATTAGTTTTAAGATGTTCTGCCTTACCATGTGGGACTCCCTGGTTCAAGCAGTTATCTTCATTAGAAATCCATGGCCTGGGAGCGCTCAGCTAGCTTCTGAGGGGCAATGCTTACACAGCTACCACAAACTCTTCTCTAACTTTATGACTGATCGGCACTAGAGTCTGCTTATTAGTGGAAGAAATGTCAGAagtgatgtttttgtttttgatgaaactaGTACTAGCCAACCAACTGAAGTGATGGTGGCAATACATTTGTGTTGTTCAAATACATATTCAAATTCTGTTGCCTGGCTAAAACACTCTGGAGACACTCTTGACAGAGAACAGGGCATAAACACTAAAGGAGCCCAAGAAGTTTCTGCAAGGGAAATAGAGTTGGCTGGGCAAGAAATGATGGAAGTgatagccggtgccgcggctcactaggctaatcctccgccttgcagcgctggcacaccaggttctagtcctggtcggggcgccggattctgtcccggttgcccctcttccaggccagctctctgctgtggcccgggagtgcagtggaggatggcccaagtgcttgggccctgcaccccatgggagaccaggagaagcacctggctcctgccatcggatcagcgcggtgcgccggccgcggcaaaggaagacctttctctctgtctctctctctccactctgcctgtcaaaaaaagaaatgatgggagTGGGAAAGAAACACTGAAAAGGGGATGGCGGAACTCAAAAAAGCAGACAATTCCTAGGAAACATGGTTTGAGAGAGGAGACACTGCATGAGCAGTGGCAAGTCAGGCCATTGTGAGAGGCCCTGTTTGGGGGTTCAGGAACCCTGGTGGGCTAAGGGTTTGCAAGACTGCCCCATTTTCTATAGCGTGGTTTATGTCTTTGGATTTCTGTCCTTCTATTCCCCATTTATGCCATTTAATAAGTCCAGGAGTTCTAAAACTCTACATGAAAGACATGTAGACACCTATTGTGGAGGTGGATGAAAGCTCTCAAAACCTTGCTTGAGAAGATCTTGAACTAAACAGGGGCTCCCAAATAGCCTGGGATAGCTATCACCATTGTATCATCATATTTTCACAGTTCTTGCCAAACATCTATTACAGTACCAGTATATAGTACTGAATATTGGATGTAAAAAATGAGAAGTTACAAATGGATTTTGCCTTTAATTAGCTGTTAGCCTCCTGTTTGGCTGATATTAAATATTCAATACAGCATTTTCTCCCCCAGTGGTCCTGGTCTATTAGGATTAGTTGCATGGAATATGTCTTCAACCAAACACCAATCTTCAGCCTGTACTGCTCTGTATCTTTTGCCCACTTTTCTGGCCTTGGCCCATTTTCCCTTGGATTTGTTGCTCTCTACTTTATGTTCCAGCATTTCCTTCACTGCTCCCCTCCTAACAAAGTGCAAGTAGGGGCATCACTTGATGTTTAGGGCTTCATTTCCATGTTCACACCTCATT
Above is a window of Oryctolagus cuniculus chromosome 3, mOryCun1.1, whole genome shotgun sequence DNA encoding:
- the LOC138849199 gene encoding enhancer of rudimentary homolog; the protein is MSHTILLVQPTKRPEGRTYADYESVNECMEGVCKMYEEHLKRMNPNSPSITYDISQLFDFIDDLADLSCLVYRADTQTYQPYNKDWIKEKIYVLLRRQAQQAGK